DNA from Rubripirellula lacrimiformis:
TTCGGAAATAGCGAACTGACCCACTTGCCACATTGTCCATGCTGTTTGAACTTCCAACGGGGTTCGACGATCCGACCGCCCGCCTTGTGACCACCACGACCAAAGGTTTTGACGTCGACGGTCTTGCCGTCCATCCCGTTCATCTTTGGTTTGTAGTCGAACGTATCGATATGGCTGGGTCCGCCATACATGAACAAAAAGATCACCGACTTTGCTTTGGGTGCAAAGTGCGGGGGCTTGGCGGCCAGTGGATTGCGAAACGCCGACTCCGACGCACCCGCAGAGGCGCCAAAGAATCCGTCACGCGACAGCATCGATGACATTGCCGCAGCACCGAAACCGGCGCCGGATTGCCATAGAAATTCGCGGCGAGTCCGTCCGCAGAAACCAGTTCGTTTTCGGTTGATGGTCATAAGATTCGGGAAGGCTTGAAGGGCGGGTGTGATGAAGGACGCCGTCGCTGTGTTCGTGGCCACGACGGCGACGTCCGTGGTGCGTTGAAACGCTGTATCGATGCTGCGCCGCAGCGTCGTTGCGATGGAAAGTCGTCGCGATGGGACGCCGGGTCCATGTTGCGACCAAGCGCCGGGTCCATGGACCGACCAAGCGCCAGGCGGATTAATCAACAAACATGAATTCGTTCCAGTTCAGAACCGACAAACAGAACATCTGTACCGCGCGGCCGCGAGGCAATTTGAATTCGTTCTGCAGATCTTGGATCAATTGGTCACCGGCGCGAACTTCGTCCTCGCTGGCTTCCCGCTGCAGCACCGACCGAATGGTGCGTCGCACAATCCGAGGGTTGTCCGACGGTTCGGTCAATTGATCGCTGCCCACCGAAACGGCCAAAGCCGTGGCCTGCTGGTGCACAAAATCGCTGTTCAACAACGACAACGCTTGGCCGGGCTGCAGCGTCGCAAACCGTTCTTCGCAAGTCAGGTCGGGATCGGGAAAATCGAACGCGGTCAACAGCGGCGACAACAACGATCGCTTGACGTGAATGTAGGCGCTGCGGCGGTTGCGTTGATCTTGAGTCGACTGTCCCCAACCGTCCCCCGGACGCGATTGGCCCGCAAGTACTTCGGCCGACATTTGGGGATAGAAACTGGGACCGCCGACCTGCCGATTCAACGTCCCGTTGACCGCCAGGATCGAATCGCGAACCTCCTCGGCGCTCAGACGACGTGGATCGAATCGCCAAAACAGTTGATTGTCGGGGTCGACCGATTCGCCTTGCGCGTTGCTGGACGACGACATCTGGTAGGCGCGGCTGGACATGATCAGCCGGTGCATCGATTTCAGTTTCCAATCGCCTTCGATCAGACGCTGGGCCAACCAATCCAACAACAACGGATGGGTGGGTGGGGTTCCCAGTTGCCCAAAATTGTTGCTGCTGCGAACGATGCCGCGACCAAAGTGGAACTGCCACAATCGGTTCGCCATCACCCGCGCGGTCAAGCGATTCTCGGGCTGGGTCATCCACTGGGCCAACACACGTCGACGTCCGGCCGATGTGGCATCGGGCCCCGGTTCAGGAAAGCTAGGTGGTTGTTCGCCAAAGATCTTGGGAAAGTCCGGCTGAACCGGATCCGCCGGTGAATGCGGATTGCCACGGAACAGCACGAAGGTTTGCTCTGGCTTGGCCTCGCATTTGGCTAGTCCCATCACGGTTTCCCGTCGGGGCAAAGCACCGCGTCGTTTCCGGATGGCTTTGGCCTCGATCACCAACCCTTGGTAGGTTTCCCACTGTTGGGCGTCCAGGTTTTCTTCTAGCCGGGCATTCAGAACCCGTTGGCGAGCCTTGGGTTTGCCTTCGGTGGCCCGTTGATCGGGCGCCGACATCTTCGCGATGCCCGCCTGTTCGATCGCGTGCATTGCCGATTCGACACGTTTTTGGTCGGCATCACACTGTTGATGTTGGGCCGCGACATCGGGTGGCGTCACGTCGATCTGGTTGTTGGTGGCGCCGTCGCCGCGAGTCGCGAAGGACGTCACGTCGGCTAGGAAGGCGACCATGCTGTAATAATCCGCTTGTGGGATCGGATCAATCTTGTGGTCGTGGCAGCGAGCACAGTTGATTGTCAGACCCAAAAACGCCTGGCCGGTCGTCGTGATGATGTCGTCGATCTCGTCGAAACGAGCCTGCAGCGGGTCGGCCGGTTCATCGTCCCAGATCCCCAACCGATAGTATCCGGTTGCGATCAACGATTCGGTCGTGACCTTGTCCAGTTCATCACCGGCTAGTTGTTCATGAACGAACTGGTCATAGGGTTTGTCGTTGTTGAATGCATCGATAACGTAATCGCGATACTTCCACGCATTGGTTTTGACGCTATCACGTTCGAACGAATTTGTTTCGGCATAGCGAACCAAGTCCAACCAATGCCGTCCCCAACGAACGCCGTACTGATCGGAATCCAACAACTGGTCGATGATCTTTTCGAAAGCCAATGGGTCCTGATCATCGACAAACGCCTTGACCTGTTGAATCGTCGGTGGCAAGCCGGTCAGGTCGTAGTAGGCGCGACGAATCAGTTCGCTTCGTTTCGCTGGTGAATTGGGGGACAGCCCCGCGGCGGCCAAATCGTCATAGATAAACGCATCCACGGGATGCTGGTTCCAATTTGGATCACTGACCACCGGTGGCTTGGGGTTGTCCATCGGTTCAAAGGCCCAGTGGTCGCTCCATGGCGCTCCGGCGGCGATCCAGGCCTTCAGGATTTCGATTTCTTCGGGCGTGACCGGGTCACCTTCGGGCGGCATCCGTTCATACTGGTCGTCGGACATGATCCGCGTGATCAATGCGCTGGCATCCACATCGCCTGGCACGATCGCGAATTCGCCCGAATCCGTCTCGGCGTACGCGGACTCTTTATCGACAAACTTCAGTCCGCCTTCGGCTTCGTCCGGGCCGTGACAGGCATAGCACCGCTTAGCAAGAATGGGCTGCACCTGACGTGCAAAATCGACCTTGGCGACGGGTTCAACTTGATCCGTTTCCGAGCGGCCGGTTTCGGACGGTTCATCGGCCGTCGCGGTCGCAGGGATTCCCAGCGGCAACGCGAACACCACCGCCGCGGCGACTGCGAACCAGGACTGGCCGATCGTCGTGATTCCGAACCTAGATATTCCGAACTGGGGCAAGCGGGTCGCCGAACAGCGACGATCGGCTGCCGACAGGCCAGCACGCGTGAACGTGTTGCTAGCAGATCGTCGCGAACACTTCGTCATGAGAGAACCGAGGTGGGTCATGAGAGAACCGGAGAGGACAGGCGGGATCAGAACAGGTGGGGACTTGGGGAATGGAAACCCCCGTCAAACGGCCTTTGCGGGACGCTTCCAGGCTACTCATCCTAGCCGTTCAGCGAGGCCTGCCAATGAGAATCAAGGTTCTGCGAATGAGACTCTTATCACATATTTTACTAGAAAACGGCGTCTAAGAATCGATTGGCCCCCTGATTTACGATACGATCGAGCGTAGTGTCGGTTACGGCGGAACCTGGCAAAATGTCTCAAACTTGGCAACAATCGTTATCCAGCGTGCGATCAACGTTTTGTGAAGACCATTCTGCACCCCTGATCTCCATGACTTGCGGCGACACTCGGCTAGAAACCCTATGAAAGAAACGATTCGCGGTAAATCGACCGGTCTTCCACGCGAAGGCGATCGCCCGAATGTGTTGCTGATCGTTGAGACAGCGATGTCGTTCGGTCGCGGTGTGTTGGAAGGGATCAGCCGTTACATGGTCGAAGCGCCATCATGGTCGGTACAGCTGGACCTGCGAGAGCTGTTGGTTTCACCGCCGGCATGGCTACGACGCTGGGACGGCGACGGGATCATCACACGATCGACGACGCCGGAGATGGCGGACATCATTTTGAAGTGGGGCATTCCCACCGTCAATTTGACCGACATCTATGGCGATCAAGGAATTCCGGCGATCTGGAACGACCATGCAGCGATCGGACGGATGGCAGCGGAGCACTTGATCGAACGCGGTTTGACGAACTTTGCGTTTTGCGGGTTCAGCGATCATCACTGGTCGACCGAGCGGCGGATCGGTTTTTCGGCAGCCGTCGGTGAACGCGGCCACCAGGCACATTGCCATGCATCGGATTGGTCCCAGGCGCGTCGCAGCGGCTGGGAAAAACAGCAAGCGAAGATTGTCGAATGGCTGCAAAGTTTGCCGAAACCGATCGGGATCATGGCCTGCAACGACTTTCGCGGCCAACATGTGCTGGAGGCCTGTCGATCGGCCCGACTTTCGATTCCCGATCAGGTGGCGGTCATCGGCGTCGATAACGACCAAGTCATTTGCGACTTCTGCCAACCGCAGCTTTCGAGCGTGGTGCCGGCTGCCGAACGCATTGGTTACGAAGCCGCCGCGTTGCTGGATCGTTTGATGCATGGCGAAAAACCGGCTCGCACGATCCGCCTGGTCCAACCACTGGGCGTTGCATCGCGGCACTCGACCGATGTGATGGCGATCGAAGACAAGGAAGTCGTGATGGCGTTGAAGATCATCCGCGAACGAGCCTGTTTGGGTTTGACCGTGCAAGAAATTCTGCGTGAAGTCCCGATTGCACGCAGTTCGCTGGAACGTCGATTTCGCCGCTCGATCGGCCGATCGCCGCAGGCCGAAATTCGCGACGTGCAGATGAAACGGGCGCGCCAACTGTTATGCGACACCGATCTATCGCTGGCACAAATCTCTTCGCTGACCGGATTCAAACACTCCGAGTACTTCAGCGTCGTCTTCAAACGAGAAATTGGGCAAACCCCGGGACAATTCCGATCATCAGTC
Protein-coding regions in this window:
- a CDS encoding XylR family transcriptional regulator, encoding MKETIRGKSTGLPREGDRPNVLLIVETAMSFGRGVLEGISRYMVEAPSWSVQLDLRELLVSPPAWLRRWDGDGIITRSTTPEMADIILKWGIPTVNLTDIYGDQGIPAIWNDHAAIGRMAAEHLIERGLTNFAFCGFSDHHWSTERRIGFSAAVGERGHQAHCHASDWSQARRSGWEKQQAKIVEWLQSLPKPIGIMACNDFRGQHVLEACRSARLSIPDQVAVIGVDNDQVICDFCQPQLSSVVPAAERIGYEAAALLDRLMHGEKPARTIRLVQPLGVASRHSTDVMAIEDKEVVMALKIIRERACLGLTVQEILREVPIARSSLERRFRRSIGRSPQAEIRDVQMKRARQLLCDTDLSLAQISSLTGFKHSEYFSVVFKREIGQTPGQFRSSVG
- a CDS encoding PSD1 and planctomycete cytochrome C domain-containing protein translates to MTKCSRRSASNTFTRAGLSAADRRCSATRLPQFGISRFGITTIGQSWFAVAAAVVFALPLGIPATATADEPSETGRSETDQVEPVAKVDFARQVQPILAKRCYACHGPDEAEGGLKFVDKESAYAETDSGEFAIVPGDVDASALITRIMSDDQYERMPPEGDPVTPEEIEILKAWIAAGAPWSDHWAFEPMDNPKPPVVSDPNWNQHPVDAFIYDDLAAAGLSPNSPAKRSELIRRAYYDLTGLPPTIQQVKAFVDDQDPLAFEKIIDQLLDSDQYGVRWGRHWLDLVRYAETNSFERDSVKTNAWKYRDYVIDAFNNDKPYDQFVHEQLAGDELDKVTTESLIATGYYRLGIWDDEPADPLQARFDEIDDIITTTGQAFLGLTINCARCHDHKIDPIPQADYYSMVAFLADVTSFATRGDGATNNQIDVTPPDVAAQHQQCDADQKRVESAMHAIEQAGIAKMSAPDQRATEGKPKARQRVLNARLEENLDAQQWETYQGLVIEAKAIRKRRGALPRRETVMGLAKCEAKPEQTFVLFRGNPHSPADPVQPDFPKIFGEQPPSFPEPGPDATSAGRRRVLAQWMTQPENRLTARVMANRLWQFHFGRGIVRSSNNFGQLGTPPTHPLLLDWLAQRLIEGDWKLKSMHRLIMSSRAYQMSSSSNAQGESVDPDNQLFWRFDPRRLSAEEVRDSILAVNGTLNRQVGGPSFYPQMSAEVLAGQSRPGDGWGQSTQDQRNRRSAYIHVKRSLLSPLLTAFDFPDPDLTCEERFATLQPGQALSLLNSDFVHQQATALAVSVGSDQLTEPSDNPRIVRRTIRSVLQREASEDEVRAGDQLIQDLQNEFKLPRGRAVQMFCLSVLNWNEFMFVD